A genomic region of Klebsiella sp. RIT-PI-d contains the following coding sequences:
- a CDS encoding pyrroloquinoline quinone-dependent dehydrogenase, producing MHSHKHSPLLKISLTTLALLVTPLTLQAQDNATEASQGTQEKLNIDAADQQAPGTTKTTDDVSTGKNDDQKVESAAQPATPLVPTTATWDSFHGQLNAQKYSPLTQITPENVKKLTKIWEFHTGDVSDGKGDTPATVWSATPIFANETLYIGTPFDRLIALDPGTGKEKWHYDTKSSRKALTQPVLKNRGVSYWQAKNPVAGSACQKMVYMGNVDGKLFALDADTGKPCTSFADNGVLDINQWNTVNAKYPLSILQPPTVVGNHLLVGWAGKDWAYAEAPPGSMFAINAQTGEREWTFEAIPEEIRKRTGTANVWTHMSADEAHGLVYLPVSSPSPNYWGGNRVDAIPLGTSTTALDVNTGKVVWSRQWVHHDVWDYDINSAPTLMDITVDGKQIPALIQATKQGFLFVVNRLTGEDVWPIEERPVPQGDGTVQGEKLSPTQPFPTKPAPLLDQSKKPEIWKLADVVGAGQCSRLWDNLTYDGMYTPPTTKGEGTLTYPDSAGGVQWGGVAFDPNKQIAIVNTSHIVQYVKLYSRKDYDNADKDSGNENGFAPQQGAPYGMRLLVANNWLGMPCWEPPFGEIVALDMHTGDVKWRRPVGASQQYGFFMPESWGSPTIGGPAVTASGLVFIGASMDAKVRAYSIETGEELWSDQAEAPAVANPSVYEYKGRQYVAFVAGGNTILKDQVGDQVVVYALPE from the coding sequence GTGCATAGCCATAAACATTCACCACTACTAAAAATAAGCCTGACAACGCTGGCGCTGCTGGTTACGCCGCTGACGCTACAGGCACAGGACAACGCTACTGAAGCCTCTCAGGGTACGCAGGAAAAACTCAATATTGACGCTGCCGATCAACAGGCGCCGGGTACCACTAAAACCACAGACGACGTCTCAACCGGCAAAAATGATGATCAGAAAGTAGAATCTGCCGCGCAACCGGCAACGCCACTGGTTCCTACTACGGCGACCTGGGACAGCTTCCACGGTCAGCTTAATGCGCAAAAATACAGCCCGCTGACGCAAATCACCCCGGAAAACGTCAAAAAATTAACCAAGATCTGGGAGTTTCATACCGGCGATGTTTCGGATGGTAAAGGTGACACCCCTGCCACCGTCTGGTCAGCGACGCCTATTTTTGCGAATGAAACGCTCTACATCGGCACTCCTTTCGATCGCCTGATTGCGCTCGACCCTGGTACAGGGAAAGAGAAGTGGCACTACGATACTAAATCATCACGTAAAGCCCTGACCCAGCCAGTACTGAAAAACCGTGGTGTCTCCTACTGGCAGGCTAAAAATCCGGTTGCCGGATCGGCCTGTCAGAAGATGGTTTATATGGGCAACGTTGATGGCAAGCTCTTTGCGCTGGACGCCGACACCGGCAAGCCCTGCACCAGCTTTGCGGACAATGGCGTACTGGATATAAATCAGTGGAACACGGTTAACGCTAAATACCCGCTCTCCATCCTGCAACCGCCAACCGTCGTGGGTAATCATCTGCTGGTCGGCTGGGCAGGCAAAGACTGGGCCTATGCGGAAGCCCCTCCAGGCAGCATGTTTGCCATTAATGCGCAGACCGGCGAGCGTGAGTGGACCTTCGAGGCTATCCCGGAAGAGATCCGCAAGCGTACCGGCACGGCCAACGTCTGGACCCACATGTCTGCTGATGAAGCACATGGTCTGGTCTACCTGCCGGTCTCCTCCCCGTCACCTAACTACTGGGGCGGCAATCGTGTCGATGCCATTCCGCTCGGCACCTCAACGACCGCGCTGGATGTAAACACCGGTAAAGTCGTCTGGTCACGCCAGTGGGTGCATCACGACGTATGGGATTACGATATCAACTCTGCACCTACGCTGATGGATATCACCGTCGATGGCAAACAGATCCCGGCGCTGATTCAGGCCACAAAACAGGGCTTTCTGTTTGTGGTTAACCGTCTGACGGGCGAGGATGTGTGGCCTATCGAAGAGCGTCCGGTACCGCAGGGCGACGGCACGGTGCAGGGTGAGAAACTCTCGCCTACGCAGCCCTTCCCGACCAAACCTGCGCCATTACTCGATCAATCTAAAAAGCCTGAGATCTGGAAACTGGCAGATGTTGTGGGTGCCGGACAGTGTTCTCGTTTGTGGGATAATCTGACCTATGATGGGATGTACACGCCGCCGACCACCAAAGGCGAAGGCACGCTGACCTATCCGGACAGCGCCGGTGGCGTCCAGTGGGGTGGCGTAGCATTCGATCCGAATAAACAGATTGCTATCGTTAACACCTCGCACATCGTGCAGTACGTGAAGCTTTACAGCCGCAAAGATTACGACAACGCGGATAAAGACTCCGGCAACGAGAACGGCTTTGCGCCGCAGCAAGGCGCGCCTTACGGTATGCGCCTGCTGGTAGCGAATAACTGGCTGGGAATGCCTTGCTGGGAGCCGCCGTTCGGTGAGATCGTCGCGCTGGATATGCACACCGGTGATGTGAAATGGCGTCGCCCGGTTGGCGCATCCCAGCAGTATGGCTTCTTCATGCCGGAAAGCTGGGGTTCACCTACCATCGGTGGTCCGGCCGTAACAGCAAGTGGACTGGTATTCATTGGTGCTTCAATGGATGCTAAAGTTCGCGCCTACTCAATTGAAACTGGCGAAGAGCTGTGGTCCGATCAGGCTGAAGCGCCTGCGGTGGCCAACCCATCTGTCTACGAATACAAAGGCCGTCAATATGTGGCATTTGTTGCAGGCGGAAATACCATCCTGAAGGATCAGGTCGGCGACCAGGTAGTGGTTTACGCCCTGCCTGAATAA
- a CDS encoding FdhF/YdeP family oxidoreductase has product MSLKNRRTVPGVHPYDGPAGGWGALKATAIAVKNQMDTLKAPPTLLRTNQPDGFDCPGCAWPDKNDGSTFEFCENGAKAVTWEATAKRVTPVFLAENTVTSLLKRTDFELEGYGRLTTPLRYDAASDTFREVSWDEAFAHIANSLQALKPDDVEFYTSGRASNEAAYLFQLFAREFGTNNFPDCSNMCHEATSVGLPKSIGIGKGTVSLDDFDSAELIISMGHNPGTNHPRMMGTLHELSRRNVPIIVFNPMRERALERFADPQNVMEMATYSSTDIASTYYLVRAGGDSAALKGIAKAVLEIETETGAALDHDFINAHTEGFAPFAAEITATSWQDIEHDSGLTRADLSSVAKAYVKSKATILTYGMGITQHNRGTENVRLLTNLLLMRGNIGKPGAGVCPLRGHSNVQGNRTVGITEKPSADFLSKLESVFGFTPPSHHGHDAVEAMKAMVEKRAKALICLGGNFAVALPDPEVCLPAMRELELSVHIATKLNRTHLLTGKETLLLPCLGRTELDEQSGIRQSITVEDSMSMVHASSGKLKPASPLLRSEPAIVAGMAKAVLPDTKVSWNELVADYDLIRDLIEKTIPGFDDYNARIRHPGGFQMPLPPRERVWPTESGKAVFSVYRGTHEDLVVNGEDVLRLITLRSHDQYNTTIYALDDRYRGIFGRRDVLFMCDQDLERLGLEHGDVVDLESAVPGYSMRLESMTVVRYAISPGSIGAYYPEANVLIPLDYIDKESGTPSYKSAPVRITLRSHDIATMPGI; this is encoded by the coding sequence ATGAGCTTGAAAAATCGTCGTACCGTACCCGGAGTGCATCCCTATGACGGGCCAGCAGGCGGGTGGGGAGCACTCAAGGCCACCGCAATCGCGGTCAAAAATCAGATGGATACGCTGAAAGCGCCGCCCACGCTGTTACGAACCAATCAGCCGGATGGTTTTGACTGCCCCGGCTGCGCCTGGCCGGATAAAAATGATGGTTCAACCTTTGAGTTTTGCGAGAACGGTGCCAAGGCCGTCACGTGGGAAGCCACGGCAAAGCGCGTGACGCCGGTATTTTTGGCTGAAAACACCGTTACGTCGCTGCTGAAACGAACGGACTTTGAGCTTGAAGGATATGGCAGGTTAACCACGCCGCTGCGCTACGACGCAGCCAGCGATACCTTCAGAGAAGTAAGCTGGGACGAAGCATTTGCACATATCGCTAACAGTTTACAGGCGCTTAAGCCGGACGACGTCGAATTTTATACTTCAGGCCGGGCATCAAATGAAGCGGCCTATCTTTTTCAACTGTTCGCCCGTGAGTTTGGGACAAACAACTTCCCCGATTGCTCCAATATGTGTCACGAGGCAACGAGCGTAGGCTTACCGAAATCAATAGGTATCGGTAAAGGCACTGTCTCACTGGATGACTTTGACAGCGCAGAGCTAATTATATCAATGGGGCATAATCCTGGGACCAATCATCCACGTATGATGGGGACGTTACACGAACTGTCGCGTCGCAACGTGCCTATTATCGTTTTTAATCCTATGCGCGAGCGGGCGCTTGAGCGTTTTGCCGATCCACAAAATGTGATGGAGATGGCCACTTACAGCTCGACGGATATCGCATCAACCTACTATCTGGTTCGCGCCGGAGGCGACTCGGCTGCACTGAAAGGCATCGCTAAAGCCGTTCTGGAAATAGAAACAGAAACAGGCGCGGCGCTGGATCACGATTTTATCAATGCGCATACGGAAGGCTTTGCGCCGTTTGCCGCAGAGATCACTGCCACGTCATGGCAGGATATCGAGCATGATTCTGGCCTGACCCGGGCAGATCTCAGCAGCGTCGCAAAAGCCTATGTGAAATCAAAAGCTACCATACTGACCTACGGCATGGGGATCACCCAGCATAATCGCGGGACGGAAAACGTCCGCCTGCTGACCAATCTCTTGCTGATGCGCGGTAATATTGGCAAGCCTGGCGCTGGTGTGTGTCCGCTACGGGGCCACTCTAACGTTCAGGGGAACCGCACCGTTGGAATAACCGAAAAGCCCTCGGCGGATTTTCTCAGCAAGCTGGAAAGCGTATTTGGCTTTACGCCGCCGTCCCATCATGGACACGATGCGGTAGAGGCAATGAAAGCCATGGTCGAAAAACGCGCCAAGGCCCTGATTTGTCTCGGTGGTAATTTTGCTGTGGCGCTGCCCGATCCTGAGGTGTGCTTACCGGCAATGCGCGAACTCGAGCTCAGCGTTCACATCGCCACTAAACTTAACCGCACGCACCTTCTTACCGGAAAAGAAACGCTGCTGCTGCCCTGCCTCGGACGCACAGAGCTTGATGAGCAATCCGGTATCCGCCAGTCGATCACCGTTGAAGATTCAATGTCCATGGTACACGCCTCCTCCGGTAAACTTAAGCCGGCATCGCCCCTGCTGCGCTCTGAACCTGCCATCGTCGCCGGAATGGCGAAAGCGGTTCTTCCCGACACGAAAGTATCGTGGAATGAACTGGTTGCCGACTACGATCTAATCCGTGATCTGATAGAAAAAACGATACCCGGATTTGACGATTATAATGCGCGTATTCGTCATCCCGGCGGCTTTCAGATGCCGCTTCCTCCCAGGGAGCGTGTATGGCCCACTGAATCAGGAAAGGCCGTGTTCTCAGTGTATCGCGGAACGCATGAAGATTTAGTGGTTAACGGTGAGGATGTTCTGCGGCTGATTACCTTGCGCAGCCACGATCAGTACAACACAACCATCTACGCGTTAGACGATCGCTACCGGGGCATATTTGGCCGTCGCGATGTGCTGTTTATGTGCGATCAGGATCTTGAGCGTCTGGGCCTTGAACACGGGGATGTCGTCGATCTTGAGTCAGCGGTACCGGGATACAGCATGCGTCTTGAGTCAATGACGGTCGTTCGTTACGCTATTTCACCGGGGTCGATTGGTGCCTATTATCCCGAAGCCAACGTGCTCATCCCACTTGACTACATCGATAAAGAAAGTGGCACGCCCTCGTATAAATCAGCGCCGGTTCGTATCACTCTCCGGTCACACGACATAGCCACGATGCCGGGCATCTAA
- a CDS encoding DUF6404 family protein, whose amino-acid sequence MSFERKKERALAIMESKKMWRSNYAPPALLGLWKLGFKIPPLPFAPFWQITFVTGSGFGLMWGVIMWFSTWQRSGIPPSTAIVSSVCSGLLFGVTLAAFHRWRKKANNLPDWKDL is encoded by the coding sequence ATGAGTTTTGAGCGAAAAAAAGAACGTGCGCTGGCCATAATGGAAAGTAAAAAAATGTGGCGCAGCAACTATGCTCCGCCTGCGTTACTGGGGTTATGGAAGTTAGGATTTAAGATCCCTCCTCTGCCTTTTGCGCCATTCTGGCAAATTACTTTCGTAACAGGATCAGGATTTGGCCTTATGTGGGGAGTTATTATGTGGTTTTCCACGTGGCAACGTTCGGGCATTCCGCCTTCCACGGCGATAGTGAGCAGTGTGTGCAGTGGTCTTCTGTTTGGCGTCACCCTCGCCGCGTTTCACCGGTGGCGTAAAAAGGCGAATAATCTGCCCGACTGGAAAGATCTTTAG
- the dsbG gene encoding thiol:disulfide interchange protein DsbG, producing MRYTSLALLIALPFLASAKDALPPAVQQIEKQGITIIKEIKTEGGLRSWLGRYQDMGVTVWLTPDGQHAISGYLYNEKGENLSEAIFQQQIYIPEGRKLWEKLSAAQGIKEGSPTAKRKVVVFADPFCPYCKQFRAAAQPWIASGKVEVNTLLVAIINPKSGQYASAILNAPDPAKAWSDYELSNGQKIPQSPASTSKKTFSQLQYHQQLMDETGAGATPAIYYMNDKQELQQIVGMPDEKQLEAMFGPK from the coding sequence ATGCGCTACACCTCTCTTGCTCTGCTTATCGCCCTCCCGTTTCTGGCCTCGGCCAAAGATGCCCTGCCACCGGCAGTGCAGCAAATAGAGAAGCAAGGCATCACTATTATCAAAGAGATTAAAACTGAAGGCGGATTACGCAGCTGGCTGGGACGCTATCAGGATATGGGCGTCACTGTCTGGCTGACGCCGGACGGTCAACACGCTATTTCGGGCTATCTGTACAATGAGAAAGGCGAGAACCTGAGCGAAGCCATTTTCCAGCAGCAGATCTATATTCCCGAAGGACGCAAATTGTGGGAAAAACTCAGCGCTGCACAGGGCATTAAGGAAGGCAGTCCAACGGCGAAACGGAAAGTGGTGGTGTTCGCCGACCCGTTTTGCCCCTACTGCAAACAGTTCCGGGCCGCCGCGCAGCCGTGGATCGCATCCGGAAAAGTAGAAGTTAATACGTTACTGGTCGCCATTATTAATCCAAAGAGCGGTCAATATGCGTCCGCCATCCTTAACGCGCCCGACCCGGCCAAAGCCTGGAGTGACTACGAGCTGTCCAACGGGCAAAAAATACCGCAATCTCCTGCAAGTACGTCTAAAAAGACCTTTAGTCAGCTGCAATACCACCAGCAACTGATGGATGAAACTGGCGCAGGGGCCACCCCAGCAATTTACTATATGAATGACAAGCAGGAACTTCAGCAGATTGTCGGTATGCCTGACGAAAAACAGCTGGAAGCGATGTTCGGGCCAAAATAA